From a region of the Alnus glutinosa chromosome 1, dhAlnGlut1.1, whole genome shotgun sequence genome:
- the LOC133873461 gene encoding protein NRT1/ PTR FAMILY 5.2-like, whose protein sequence is MAVEEGLDDQYTQDGTVDLKGNPVRRSKSGGWTACSFVVVYEVFERMAYYGISSNLIVYLTKKLHQGTVTSANNVTNWVGTIWITPILGAYVADAHLGRYWTFVIASIIYISGMSLLTLAVSLPSLKPPRCLETDIENCKKASTLQVAVFYGALYTLAIGTGGTKPNISTMGADQFDDFEPKEKVHKLSFFNWWMFSIFLGTLFANTILVWVQDNIGWTLGYALPTLGLAISISIFLAGTPFYRHKVLTGSPFTRMARVLVAATRKWRVPIPNDPKDLYELGLEEYAKKGKFKIDSTPTLRFLTKASVKTGSTNPWMLCSITQVEETKQMLRMIPILVATFIPSTAGAQINTLFVKQGTTLDRGIGSFKIPPASLGGFVTISMLVSVVLYDRLFVKIVQRWTKNPRGITLLQRMGIGLVMHIIIMIIASLTERYRLRVAKENGLVENGGQVPLTIFILLPQFVLMGTADAFIEVAKMEFFYDQAPESMKSLGTSYSTTTLGVGNFLSSFLLSTVSHITKERGHHGWILNNLNASHLDYYYAFFAILTFLNFIFFLIVIKFYVYKSEISDSMKVLTEELKGMTIKVADQEESRR, encoded by the exons ATGGCTGTGGAAGAAGGTCTTGATGATCAATACACGCAGGATGGGACAGTGGATCTCAAAGGGAACCCGGTCCGTAGATCCAAGAGTGGTGGATGGACTGCTTGCTCCTTTGTTGTTG TGTACGAGGTTTTTGAACGCATGGCCTATTATGGGATATCCTCCAATCTGATAGTGTATTTAACAAAGAAGCTCCACCAGGGCACCGTCACCTCTGCCAACAATGTCACCAATTGGGTCGGAACTATTTGGATCACTCCAATCTTAGGTGCTTATGTAGCTGATGCTCATCTCGGCCGTTACTGGACGTTTGTCATTGCGTCCATAATTTATATCTCG GGAATGTCACTTTTAACATTGGCCGTATCACTCCCGAGCTTAAAACCACCTCGCTGCTTAGAGACCGatattgagaactgtaagaaggCTTCGACATTACAGGTAGCAGTGTTTTATGGTGCACTCTATACCTTAGCCATCGGAACAGGTGGAACCAAGCCCAACATCTCCACCATGGGAGCAGACCAGTTCGATGATTTCGAGCCCAAGGAGAAGGTTCATAAGCTATCCTTCTTCAATTGGTGGATGTTCAGCATCTTCTTGGGGACACTTTTTGCCAATACAATACTTGTATGGGTGCAAGACAATATAGGATGGACCTTAGGCTATGCGCTTCCGACTCTTGGACTTGCAATATCCATTTCCATCTTCTTGGCAGGCACACCCTTCTATAGACACAAGGTGCTCACAGGGAGTCCCTTCACAAGGATGGCCAGGGTCCTAGTGGCTGCCACAAGGAAATGGAGGGTGCCTATCCCTAATGATCCTAAGGACCTCTATGAGCTTGGCTTGGAAGAGTACGCAAAGAAAGGAAAGTTCAAGATTGATTCCACACCCACCTTGAG GTTCCTCACCAAAGCGTCTGTGAAAACTGGCTCAACTAATCCGTGGATGTTGTGCTCAATTACACAAGTAGAAGAGACTAAACAAATGTTACGAATGATCCCAATCTTGGTTGCTACTTTTATACCAAGCACAGCGGGCGCCCAGATCAATACTCTTTTTGTCAAGCAAGGGACCACTCTTGATAGAGGCATTGGCAGCTTCAAAATCCCCCCAGCAAGTTTAGGTGGATTTGTAACCATATCCATGCTTGTCTCAGTTGTGCTCTATGATCGGTTGTTTGTTAAGATTGTTCAAAGGTGGACTAAAAACCCTAGAGGCATCACTCTCCTCCAAAGAATGGGAATTGGCCTTGTTATGCACATTATAATTATGATAATTGCATCGCTAACCGAGAGATATAGACTGAGAGTGGCCAAGGAAAATGGGTTAGTTGAAAATGGAGGACAAGTTCCTTTAACCATATTTATTTTACTTCCCCAGTTCGTGCTTATGGGAACCGCAGATGCATTTATAGAGGTTGCCAAGATGGAATTCTTCTATGACCAGGCGCCAGAAAGCATGAAGAGTCTCGGGACTTCCTATTCCACGACTACTCTAGGAGTTGGAAACTTTCTAAGTAGTTTCCTTCTTTCAACAGTTTCTCACATCACCAAGGAGCGTGGTCACCACGGATGGATTCTAAACAACCTGAATGCTTCTCATCTTGATTATTATTATGCATTTTTTGCAATACTTACCTTCCTaaacttcatcttcttcttgatcgTGATTAAGTTTTATGTGTATAAGTCTGAAATTTCGGATTCAATGAAAGTGCTTACAGAAGAATTGAAGGGGATGACTATCAAGGTAGCTGACCAAGAGGAATCCAGGAGGTAG